One segment of Triticum aestivum cultivar Chinese Spring chromosome 2A, IWGSC CS RefSeq v2.1, whole genome shotgun sequence DNA contains the following:
- the LOC123184205 gene encoding cytosolic sulfotransferase 5-like: MCLQRTINHIVHLSHLYHTICLTMSSSSLRTLQESGAKINQELYQKFTNVVSSLPCSPALTRHPLYRHDNGWYAALAPMVSTMVADACFSARPSDIVIATMPKSGTTWIKAMLYSTVHRREHPADGPDHPLNSLGPHECVKLLEYQLYIRNRIPNLDGLPDPRLFAAHAPLVSLPRSVMRMGCKIVYVCRDPKDALISHWNFVNKFRARDGLEALSVETAADFFCDGVTLFGPYWDHVLGYWRAHQVHPQKVLFFRYEEMIGDPAAHVRKLAQFDGRPFCMEEEEAGAVEAIVRLCSFEHMTGLDVAKHGVTELVVSMAENSWFFRRGQVGDWENYLSRETARRIDAITEARFKGSGLRV, from the coding sequence ATGTGTCTGCAAAGAACTATCAACCATATCGTACACCTCTCCCACCTTTACCACACAATCTGCCTCACaatgtcttcttcctccttgcgcacGCTGCAAGAAAGCGGTGCCAAAATCAACCAGGAGCTCTACCAGAAGTTCACCAACGTGGTGTCCTCCTTGCCGTGCTCCCCGGCTCTCACCAGGCACCCGCTCTACCGCCATGACAATGGCTGGTATGCCGCCCTGGCGCCAATGGTCTCCACAATGGTCGCGGACGCATGCTTCTCGGCGCGTCCCTCGGACATCGTCATTGCCACAATGCCGAAGTCCGGCACAACGTGGATAAAAGCAATGCTTTACTCCACGGTGCACAGAAGAGAGCACCCCGCAGACGGCCCCGACCACCCGCTCAACTCACTCGGCCCACATGAGTGCGTCAAGCTCCTGGAGTACCAGCTCTACATACGGAACAGGATCCCGAACCTCGACGGGCTTCCTGACCCTAGGCTCTTCGCTGCGCATGCCCCGTTGGTGTCGCTGCCGAGGTCTGTCATGAGGATGGGCTGCAAAATCGTGTACGTGTGCCGTGACCCCAAGGACGCCTTGATCTCACACTGGAACTTCGTGAACAAGTTCAGGGCCAGGGACGGGTTGGAGGCGCTCTCGGTCGAGACCGCCGCCGATTTTTTCTGTGATGGTGTGACGTTGTTCGGGCCGTACTGGGATCATGTCCTCGGGTACTGGCGGGCTCATCAGGTGCACCCTCAGAAGGTTCTCTTCTTCAGGTACGAAGAGATGATTGGGGACCCTGCGGCACATGTGCGGAAGCTGGCGCAATTCGATGGCCGCCCGTTCTGCATGGAGGAGGAAGAGGCTGGCGCGGTAGAAGCCATCGTAAGGTTGTGCTCGTTTGAGCACATGACTGGGCTCGACGTGGCCAAGCATGGCGTGACAGAGCTCGTTGTCAGCATGGCGGAGAATAGTTGGTTCTTCCGGCGTGGCCAGGTCGGGGACTGGGAGAACTATCTGTCGCGAGAGACGGCAAGGAGGATCGACGCCATTACCGAGGCCAGGTTCAAGGGTTCTGGCCTCCGTGTATAG